The proteins below are encoded in one region of Aspergillus nidulans FGSC A4 chromosome III:
- a CDS encoding nucleoside triphosphates FAP7 (transcript_id=CADANIAT00006189) — protein sequence MRTSPNIIITGTPGVGKTVHCEQLAQDTGLRHLSINQIAKDRDCIETYDEELKTWVVDEDKLLDAIEDEVLQGGYLIDWHACDLFPKSWIDLVVVLRCPSTSTLYDRLSSRGYHETKLQENLDAEIFGVLIEEAREGFDEEIVVELNSEEDGDVEANCARIASWIENWKSDQSKNSD from the exons ATGCGAACGTCACCAAATATCATAATCACAGGTACTCCCGGAGTTGGGAAGACAGTGCACTGCGAGCAGCTAGCCCAAGATACCGGCTTGCGACATTTATCGATAAACCAGATTGCGAAAGACCGAGACTGTATTGAAACCTATGACGAAGAATTGAAAACATGGGTAGTAGATGAGGACAAA CTTCTAGATGCaattgaggatgaggtaCTCCAAGGCGGCTATCTGATAGACTGGCATGCTTGTGATCTGTTTCCTAAATCCTGGATCGACCTTGTTGTGGTACTGCGTTGCCCTTCTACGTCCACTCTATATGACCGTCTCAGCTCACG GGGATACCATGAAACGAAACTACAAGAGAATCTAGATGCAGAGATTTTCGGGGTCCTCATCGAGGAAGCCCGCGAGGGTTTTGATGAAGAGATTGTGGTTGAACTAAATAGTGAAGAGGACGGCGACGTAGAAGCCAATTGCGCTAGAATAGCTTCCTGGATAGAGAACTGGAAAAGCGACCAGTCAAAGAATTCAGATTAG